In the Phaseolus vulgaris cultivar G19833 chromosome 7, P. vulgaris v2.0, whole genome shotgun sequence genome, one interval contains:
- the LOC137828111 gene encoding isoliquiritigenin 2'-O-methyltransferase-like — protein MGESYVVAKNNLFTTCPQKSEDGASISAMLLSTTVVYPAVLNAAIELNLFEIIAKATTPHGSFMSSHEIASELPNQHPDLPNRLDRLLRLLASYSLLTSSTRTTQHGATEIVYGLSQVGQYFVPDATTGNFASFATFLSCPALSPVWLNLKEAVIDADVDLFKKLHGVTAYQYMEKDLKMNQIFNKSMADLCAIDMNKILETYTCFEGISTLVDIGGGSGQNLKMIISKYPSIKGINFDLPQVIENAPFLPGIEHVGGDMFARVPQADSMILKAVLHNWSDEKCIEILSNCHKALFPNGKVVVVEFIMPEEPETTEQSQLVSCLDNLMFITAGGKERTQKQYENLCKLAGFSSFQVACHASSGPGVMEFYK, from the exons atggGGGAATCCTATGTTGTGGCCAAGAATAACTTGTTTACAACTTGTCCTCAAAAAAGTGAGGATGGTGCCTCTATATCTGCAATGCTGCTTAGTACTACTGTAGTGTACCCTGCAGTTCTGAATGCTGCTATTGAGCTCAACTTGTTTGAGATCATAGCCAAGGCTACAACACCACATGGTTCATTCATGTCATCCCATGAAATTGCTTCTGAGCTCCCAAACCAACACCCTGATTTGCCTAATAGGCTTGATCGCTTGTTGCGTTTGCTTGCTAGTTATTCTCTTCTTACTAGTTCCACTCGCACCACACAACATGGTGCCACTGAGATAGTTTATGGACTCTCACAAGTTGGACAATACTTTGTCCCTGATGCAACTACTGGCAACTTTGCTTCATTTGCAACCTTTCTGTCTTGTCCAGCACTCTCACCAGTTTG GTTGAATTTGAAGGAAGCAGTGATTGATGCAGACGTTGACTTGTTTAAGAAACTTCATGGAGTAACAGCGTACCAGTACATGGAAAAGGATCTAAAAATGAACCAAATTTTTAATAAGTCTATGGCAGACTTGTGTGCAATAGATATGAATAAAATACTTGAAACATATACTTGTTTTGAGGGAATATCAACATTGGTTGATATAGGAGGTGGCAGTGGACAAAATCTCAAAATGATAATCTCCAAATACCCTTCCATTAAAGGAATTAACTTTGATCTGCCCCAAGTGATTGAAAATGCACCATTCCTACCAG GGATTGAGCATGTTGGAGGAGATATGTTTGCAAGAGTTCCACAGGCTGACTCCATGATACTAAAA GCTGTATTGCACAATTGGTCTGATGAAAAGTGCATAGAAATTTTAAGCAATTGTCACAAAGCACTTTTTCCAAATGGGAAGGTGGTTGTTGTGGAGTTCATAATGCCAGAAGAACCAGAAACAACTGAACAATCTCAGCTTGTTTCTTGCCTTGACAACCTTATGTTTATCACAGCTGGTGGAAAGGAAAGAACTCAGAAACAATATGAGAATTTGTgcaagcttgctggattttcaAGTTTTCAAGTTGCATGCCATGCCTCCTCTGGTCCTGGAGTGATGGAATTCTACAAGTAA
- the LOC137828110 gene encoding embryogenesis-associated protein EMB8-like, with product MMDESYCIPDSASSSDAYWLLLQVLSLIPLWHYLLLAAFLLLSVLYNFLQLHFFQDLFSGFPGSPVLLSYNTSSQIYHAVVSQCEVLRSRYFATPWLCSPNLQTLFLNYFGRPPLVKYARELFRTADGGTIALDWVFSSHVSDDVASEDESIPIVVVIPGLTSDSSSQYIKHLAYHTAKRGWNVVVCNHRGFGGVSITSDISYNAGWTEDVRAVVNYLHKERSKAPLFVVGTSIGANILVKYLGEDGENIPVAGAVAVCSPWDLLIEDRYLRRGRVQKIYDKALAFALQDYAKLHQSHFSRNANWEGIEKSLSVRDFDDHATRVVAKYESVDTFYRRCSSSTYVQSVSVPLLCINALDDPICTTEAIPWDECKANKNIVLATLKHGGHLAFFEGLTASHIWWVRAVNEFLGVLHSSKYMHVHEKDFSTKNSIGLVNSSSLNANVTEDGMLTAPNNDPKTMWKKHI from the exons ATGATGGATGAAAGCTACTGCATACCCGATTCAGCATCTTCTTCCGACGCATACTGGCTCCTTCTCCAAGTCCTCTCTCTCATCCCTCTCTGGCACTATCTTCTCCTTGCAGCGTTCCTTCTCCTCTCTGTTCTCTACAACTTCCTCCAACTCCATTTCTTCCAAGACCTCTTCTCCGGATTCCCAGGCTCCCCCGTGCTTCTCTCCTACAACACCTCCTCTCAAATCTACCACGCCGTCGTTTCGCAGTGCGAGGTTCTTCGCAGCAGATATTTCGCCACGCCCTGGCTCTGCAGCCCGAATCTTCAGACTCTTTTCTTGAACTACTTCGGCAGACCTCCCTTGGTGAAATACGCCAG GGAACTGTTTAGGACTGCTGATGGTGGAACCATTGCCTTGGATTGGGTGTTCAGTTCTCATG TTTCGGATGATGTTGCTTCTGAAGATGAATCTATTCCCATTGTTGTAGTTATTCCTGGCCTCACAAGTGACTCTTCGTCTCAA TATATCAAACATCTCGCGTATCACACTGCAAAGCGTGGATGGAACGTTGTTGTCTGTAACCACCGAGGCTTTGGAGGTGTTTCAATCACG TCTGATATTTCCTACAATGCTGGATGGACTGAGGATGTCCGCGCAGTGGTTAATTATCTCCATAAAGAGAGATCCAAGGCACCACTGTTTGTTGTTGGAACTAGTATTGGAGCTAATATTCTG GTTAAATATCTTGGTGAGGATGGTGAGAATATTCCTGTTGCTGGAGCTGTTGCTGTTTGCTCTCCTTGGGACCTTTTG ATAGAAGACAGATACTTACGCCGAGGGCGTGTGCAGAAAATTTATGATAAAGCGCTTGCATTTGCACTTCAAGATTATGCAAAATT ACACCAGTCTCACTTTTCTCGCAATGCTAATTGGGAAGGAATAGAAAAG TCACTTTCTGTTCGCGATTTTGATGATCATGCGACTCGTGTAGTTGCGAAGTATGAG AGTGTGGATACGTTCTATAGACGGTGCAGTAGTTCTACATATGTGCAGTCTGTCTCCGTTCCGCTTCTGTGTATTAATGCTCTGGATGATCCAATCTGTACAACAGAAGCCATTCCCTGGGATGAATGCAA GGctaataaaaatattgtgtTGGCTACTTTAAAGCATGGAGGACATCTGGCCTTTTTTGAAGGGCTAACAGCATCTCACATTTG GTGGGTAAGAGCTGTAAATGAATTCCTTGGGGTACTACACAGCAGCAAATATATGCATGTACATGAGAAAG ATTTCTCAACCAAAAATTCCATTGGACTCGTCAATTCATCATCGCTTAATGCTAATGTAACTGAAGATGGAATGCTGACTGCACCCAACAATGACCCCAAAACAATGTGGAAGAAACACATTTAG